The DNA region CCGTGGTTACCTAGGTTTCTCACACTATTTTGGTCCCTCTCCCTACTTCTACCAAAAACCGTTTGGTGTTTTGATGACAGCGTGTAAGACAAAGTGTTGGGTTTTGGCGATTTAATTAAGGCATATCTTGTCTCATACAGGGGTTTAATCTCCGGGATTTGTTTCTGTCGCGAGTTAATCCATACTTAAACAAAAGTAAGAtctcttgaaaaaaatatctaatcTTTTATTGATAGTCATCTTGTAATTTAATAATGTGTACAGAAATATCTATAAATCTATAAATCGTTCGATACAATATAATCTGGGACATTTTCTTGGATTTAAGATACGGATATCTGTCAGAAAGGGGATGAATTTAGTGGCCTTCTGAATCAATATAAAGACTAACGGCTTTTACTAATACGATATTGCTGAAACTTTTTACATCTAAGATTCACATATAGATACGAGAGATAAGCACCCAGAGACTTTGGGAATCAATAGATATGGCCAACGGTCATGTTCATTCGGATTTTAATTTAGGAGACATTCAAATCTCACAATTGCTGATGAAATTTTGGGATTGTATTATGCGTGGTCTGGACTTTTGATGAAGATAAACATTCTGTAGAAATTAGTTCCTTATTTGGAAGattacttttaattcaaataataatGCTCTGCACTATTTCATAGTATCtcatgctttttttttactcaaaaatattcactctttacatgtatgtgacatcttgtttttgaaaaaaggatGCAAAAATATCACGGTTCAGTGCAATTCAcgtttttttatgatttattttaacatgCAATCTACTTCGTTAAAAACAACAGATTCTTGGGGCAGCAGAATCACCAACCAGGCTCAAGCCGCAACCAAAAGCCTCCTTGATGCCAGGGAAATTAGACTCCAAACACCCTAACCCCCGGGCAGTCACTGTAACGCTTTCTAACAGTTATGCTCGCCAGAAAATGCGAGCCAATGGGTACCAGAGACCGACCATAGAGCCTGATGCACCGCCAGCGATTCGGACTCGAAAACCACCCGTAGAAatgtgagatttttttttaatgaaaatgaaaacttaaaaatttaacaattattcTGCTTCATCTGACacttattcaaataaaatctaTTGATTTAAGAATACTTTTCAGAAATACCATTTCTTATTTTTCTGATCTGTTTTTAAGAAAGGGACCTCAAGCCAAAAACCCCGGACCagaggaaatgacgtcattgaATAAAACAATCTCCAGACTTTTTAACCATTTAGAGATAAATAAAATGGCCAGTGATCCCAAAGCTACTTCAACTAAACCTCGTCACGTTCGGAGATCACCAAGTCCCCATCGACGTCACAGGCGAGAGGACCATGACGTCAGAGAACTTCTTGAAAAATTGCAGACGTTCGAGGATGAATTGCAAAGAAGGAAAGAAAAACAGAATGAAGAAATACTCAGGTGAGATCTGGTAGTGGTAAATTTAAAAGGAATGATGCATGTATATtacagatatttttatataatatagatACTAACGTAcggtgtatatatacatgtagatacaaaTAAATCGAGAAAAGGAAATGAATGATTTCCTTCTTGTTTCAAAATTGCGAGCCCTCTATTTGCAAGCAACATTGTCCGTctattcatcttttaaaatatctaatgATCCTTAAATTTGAAGCTTTTTGCAATTTGGAGTGAAATTCTTGGCAATTTGCTATAACTAACTACAAGTAAGCCGCAATCATTTGCGAACTGCGACGCGTCGTAAGCAATACTAAAACGGATAGAATACAGTTCAATTCACAGTTCATTCATTTATTCTCTCAAAACCATATAaatggtacaagaggtacaatacatataaacatattaaCATATATACAAACAGTCTGGATGAGGATACCTGGATCATTATATTTGTGGAGAACAGACAATCTCATAAATTTTAgtttatgaaaatacatttttttttaaaaacaagagtTTGTATTCGACAATAAATTACCGAACTTTATAGAATTCGGTTGGGACACagtattttcttctttaaaaattctCTTCTAATTAAATGTAATAAGTTATATTCTAACAAgtaatgaaattcatccccaatttaattatcattacaCAGATTGCAACACAGAACACACTCAAATTTTTCAGATTCCGCCATTTCGCGGACGATTTGAAAAGAATGAATAGGATATTACTTTATTGGACGATTAGATGTAAACAATCTAAAAATATATGCAATTGATATCCTTCTGAAAGCCTTATGAACAGTTTAAAAACCTGTAGAATTTGTAAAGATGCTAGACAACAATTAACTTcaactttatttttcaaaatcacgACTGCAACGCGAAGCTTCTTTAACCATAAAACAAATGGcgtcatttgttttattgattaaatatgAGTTATATTTGCCAATCCAATTTGCTGTCATTGCATAGTAAGGTAtgaataatttgtatttttgtatgaTAAAACCAATGCATAATACAGATTCACCTTcgattttataaatgatttttttttcagtttgcaAACACAGATTCAGAAATATAAAACACAGGCGTCTGACCAATCAAAAGAGATTGAAAGGTACGTTGCTGTGAAATCCTGAAAAAAGCATGCAGAGAAAAAGATGTAGATAAAAGACAAAACCTTCCAatgtaaaatacaaaactaTCCAAAGTAAATTAATGAACTTGTATTTATCAGCGTTTGATTTTTGAACGAAAATTTTTCCGTTTCTATTTGTAGTGGAATTGATAATCGGTAATTTAAAAGTATTTCGATCTGCCTTTTGGAAAGTTTTGCTGTGTGTCAGCGTTAATATATTGAGTATGATATATCAAATCAATATACAACAGAGAAATCTTATAAACTTAGTGACAGATGTTACAGTGTATCAATATCCGGTATCATTTTTATTGCCTacctttttttgaaaaaaaaagtgtagTGACcatcttcaaaaaaaaataattaaacattgaaatatgtttgtaaaacatTAGCATAACTCTGAATTAGGTTCACACACGAAGAAACTAATTACAAAGCTTGAAAAACATTAAGTAATTTGTCGTATATATGATactttataaattttgattcctggtgtgtatacatgtatctgtggtCACTTTCACAGGTTGAGGGGTGTTCATAATATTACCAATAAAGCCAAAGGGAGACACGTGGGAATGATCGAGGAAAGGTAAACCATATCAACACTTTATCTGGCAGGAAAATATGTCtatcaaaattgaataaaaataaatgaagacTGAATAGTTTAAATACCATAtacttgtgttatttttcaatgtaaatcAGTTTCAACCAGTACAGAAAGGGTTGAATGTATTGATTATGACAAACTCTTTTGaggttttgtaaatatatttgtagAGAAGTTACATTGTAATAAGGTATTCTAAGCAaaagaaattttgaattcataaagGTAATAATTTTTGTAACTATAGtcagaaatatattttctttttttcgagTAAAGAACTCATTAGAAGTAATTTATTTGGGATTATTGAGCAATCACTAAATTCTCTATATAGAGCGTCACTTCTCTAATGGTCTGctgtttgatttatttgtttttggacAATGATGTAGCATTAAACTTCAGACTGGAATTAACACCGAGAATTTGTCCATATTTACCTGTGTCATCACAGGACATCAAAGAACGTTCTCAGACGAATGACTTAGCATACCAAATAACTCGTATTAGAtcaatttttaacgataaatatataaatattataagagaattaaattaaatgtcGTTTGAAAATTGAGTCATTAAATGTTTATTGCTTTAATGGTCTTTAAACTCTAAAGAAAATATAGAGGACTAATAGAGTAGTGAGGGTGCAAAAAACCACAAGAAATGCGCAGTTggaaacatttgaaaatttcatttcgATGCGACGACGATAAAATGGAACTTTCAGAAATCTTTACTGGATTGGTTTATACTCTATAATGGAGAACCGTTTTTCAATTAGGTTTATAATCCAACTGATATATTTGTATACTAGAAGTTCTTGGCTGCCTAAAGACTCTCATTTTGCTTCATGAACGTTTTATGTAATTAGCATgcatttcatttgaattcaaatgttcttgttttcaaaattattttctagGTACCAAgaagagaaaaaagattttgaaacaaGGTTTAAAGAActtgaaaataatttgaaaagaaaatatgaaaggtaatttaaatatcatttaagagctgaaaaaattcatatcttaCTTCGGTAATCGattcaaaaatacaataaaaaattgtaatttaacAGTGCAATGCAAGAAAAGGAAAACTCCGAAAATACGCTACGAACCGATCTAAATAAGCTGAAAAAAGAGATCCAAAAGATAAGCGGAATGACCTCCAGCGGTAAAGTGTCCAAGAAACCGCGTTACCGGACAGAATCGGAAATGTACGACATTGCTGAACTGATGACGTCATTGGACATGGTGGCCAAGGACTTACAGGGTCAGCACGATCGGGCCAGGTCAGTGAGTGGTCAGTGGGTGAATGTAGTGTGTAAGACGGTGGAAAGGGTGGACAGAGGGATAAGACAAGGCAGGACTTATAGTACACGTGTACAAAAAAAGGATCAATATTGACTAAATTGCTAGGATACAGAAAAAGGTCTAGATAATAAAGAAAGCCAAATATGTATTTAGATCTTATACTAAATAAGACATACTGGTATACTCACAAGACAATGTTCTATATTTGCAGTATTTGTTTACTTATTTGTCATTGCAACATTTGCAAAGGTGAATACGCATGTTCCCTTTGAAAGACAAAGCAAATATTAACATGTTCGTGAATTAGACTATCATCGCCATCCTGATATTGTTTTCCTTACTCAATGTAAGAAATGTTTTGAGAAGATAGCAAAATTGTTTGAAGAACTTCAGTACTGTATATTGTTCTATTCATATTCCATTCAtaacaaatgtttttttgttcCCAGAGGAATAGAAGAAGATAAATCTGTCTGGAAGAGTAATTATTTGGAGCTGGAAAAAGATATAAATAGATTTTGCCACGACATTTCGACGTCTTCAAAAAGCAACCAGAAGAAAACTAGTACTCCTCGCTCTAGTTCCAACTCTGTATCAGCTCTCCAGGCTCTGCTAATGGACACAAAGTCACAGGTCCTCGCTCGCCTCAGGCAAATAGAAGAAAAAGACAGGTCTGTATAATGCCAGTCATTTAGCACTGTTAAACTGGTGGAAGAACAGTAATTCATTCTGTCCTGCTTTTGCTTATACTCTTCAATAATACATATTACTATCATTTCTTCTTTAAAGAAAGCTATCaacttttttgattttaatgatttcaataATAATTACTCAGCACACTTTAAAGTGACGGGTTCTTATCATTTCATTCTTATGCAGACTtatcttatatattttactaCTTTTAGATTGTAGAATTTTAAATGTTAGAATCGattatttatcgattggttAATTCTTGCTTTTATCGCTCACGCTTTGCTAGCAGGCCTGTGATTGGTTGTGGGTGTTTCctttttgtttgaatttccTACATTTTGACGGTTTCTAGGGTATTGCACGAACAAGACCAACAGATCAGCCGACTCCGAGAATCCGGAAGTTTACTGGCTCAATTGGTCAGTGAAATCGAGGCTTCCTTCAAAGAACTTTCGTCTTATACCGACCTAAGTCAAAACTCACTCCCCGCACAGGACATTTCCAGTCTTAGATCTATAGACATGTTAAAGCACATAAGACTTTTCATTCATGAATCTGTTAGGTaaactcatattttttttcttttttatatatgcatttttctactttaaagatttttttaatgcttctttttctaaaattcaTAGTTGTAGtgtgaaattttggtttataaAGAACAACTTTTAGTTTGTTTGGTAGAAAGGTTTACTTGCAATTGTAGTGTGTCAACAGGCAAAGACAAATCTCTTAAGGAGTTAGAAAACGATATAGCTGCGTTGGAGACTCGAATCAGGAACCTTGACACTGGAGTGACCACCACTTATACTGACGACAATATACATGGGGACACTCCAACTCCCACCAGACAGCTGTCAATCGTCAGTCAAACTCACGAGGGCGTGTCTGAGTCTTGTAGCCAGTTGCTGAAGAAACTGGACATTGTACAGATAGGATTTGTACAAATCCAGTCCCAGAACAAACACATGGTCAAGTTAGTCCACGTGGTCAATGCCCATGTCCTAATTCTCTATCTCTTTGGTGACAGTATTGTGCATTTTGTAGAAAACTTGTCAATATCTATCTTAGAAACGCTAGATTTTTTTATCTATTGTAATTCTCAATGAAGTTGTTGCAGTGTTATCTTCAAAGAACGTTTACTATTTCGATGGGTTTGAACTCtctttatatgttttttatttctaatttaaaactttttctaGTGAAATCAACTCTCTGAAGAAAGTATCTGAATCTCTGAACAAAACAAAGCAAGAGCTGGAGGGGATCTGTAAAATTCTGGGCGTGTCCCTGAAGGAGGTAGATGTCTCAAATATTTCTCACGTGGTCCGCACGTGTAAATCGGGGGCGGAGGGCAAAGTAAAGGAAGTGGACATCAAAGAGGGGTAAACTTCCTTTGAAACTAAAATAATGAATACAACACTAATTGTGTAATATAATTCATATACAAAAGGagatcaatgatttttttaaactataaagtgtagtttttattgaaaatacaaaaatacaagcTTCTTCTCCTTTCCCTTTGTGTTATCCCATCATACGAATGTAACGCTTTTGTCCTTATGATGAGTATTGTGTGTGTTCACTGAGCGCCAGATCAGATGTGAAGCCCCTCTCGGGTATCAGTGATGCTTTAAGTAGGAATTAACCTTAATTTAACAAGAATTTGTTAATACGAAAATGTTTAAATGCAGATGTTTTATTAACTTTGATTTATTAGTTATTGAGAATATTAAGCGACTAAATACTAGTAGATCTATAGTTAAACTGTTCTACATAGTACACACATGTTGTTTAACGATATTAATGTACTGCAGTTTATCAGAAcattaattacatttacatatatgatAACGTTCATTACTTGATCGTCTGcttaaaaataccaacaaagcAACTATGgatatatttttacaacaaatGTCTTTCGCGAAGATAGCATCGCTGAAAACTAATCTCATCGTTGTCGGCGTATGCCTGTCTATTCCAATCACAAATTCACAATAAATCAGTTAACGCGCTGCACTGTATGACTGTCGTGACGTCATGCTCGGTTATAGGCACCGGCCCTAACCCCCTGACTAACGTAATTCCTTGTCAGCGCCGTCCTCATTAAATCTTGATTACTTAGCCGAGTTATGTCTCTTGTGTTAGCCATTTTGTAATAAACTGAGGGGTATTGCAGGATTATTCTAAAGACGAGGTCGGAACTGGATAAACTCCGAGATGATCTTCACAATTTATGGGAATACGTCACGGCCAGCGAGGAAAGTGCCACCTCAAAATCACCAGAGGGCGACAAATCCAGTAGATCTACACCGCACTCTAAATCTCCGGACTCCAAACAAACTACCTCAGTCAAAGCCAAAGCGACGAAGCCCCTCACAACAAAGGATGAGTTGGACCAAATTCTGCGACAATTCAACAAACTCAAGGGAGAAAACTCCACATTGTACACGTATGTCCAGATGTCAGACAAAAAAGTCTTGTTCCGTCTAATAAATATGTATtgaaaacaaacttttaaaacttatttaaatcTGTCACAGAGCACTGAAGGACAAAGATGTGACGGTGATAGATGCTGAGAGCAAACTGAAAGTGGAGAGGACACACCTGGCCCAACAGGTGAAAGAGAGAGACGAGAAGCTGACACAGGCTCTTCTGGAGTGCGAAAGGTCGGTCTCAAGGTCTGGGCTCACAATCTGATAACTATAGCGTTTACAAAAGACATGAAAGGtgacatttttgttttctttgcaaATGATTATTGACAGCTTGAAAGCGGACTTGGCTAAAATTGCTTCTGAAAAGAAATCGGCTGAAGAAAGCGCAGACAAGGAGAAGTCCAGTTTAAGTCAGCTCAAGGCTCAGCTACTGGAACTGGAGGACGAGTTCACGAAGATCAAGGACACGTATGAAGCCCGAGTAAATGACCTACAGAATAAACTGAAAGAGTCGTTAGAGGAGATGGATAAGATATCCAAAGACAAGCAAAACCTTCTGACAAGGTAATGCAGAAACagttattttaatgatttttacaagaATTTTGTAATGAAACTAATAACACAGTACAAATAacttacaggcacgtagcatcgggagGGGGAGGGGCATTTTTTCTTCGAAACAGACATTAATCTgaaattgatattgaaaaaataatattgaagaaataatattgaaccccccccccccccccccccccacacacacacactgttTTCGGGCTAAAAATGTAAGGGAGCCATAAATTGATAATTCAACGAATagttatatattatatgaaacGGCAGTTTCTGATGAAGTGATCTGAAACACTacgcattttacaatttaatattcGTACCTGCatgaaaattaatcaaattatgTCACATGTATGCATTTCCAAAGGATGACCTCTGTTTGGGTGTTTATTGTCTGGTCAGCGTTCATGTTAACGTCCACACTCATTTGTAACACAACCGGTGATTGTTTGTTTAGTGTTATCCCCAGTTGCAGGAATTGACGTCTGAAACGATACATTGACAGGTTCATAATAATCTACACATGTTTCGTTATTTACTATTACAACTCATGATAATTGACCACTTATCTATTAATGTTCAGACTGAGTGCGGTAGCTAGCACCCAGCTGACGGATGGGAACCCCGCCATTACCGACCTGAGCGATACCAACCGACCTACGAGGATCGCAGAAAAGTTCTCGGAGCTCTACGACAACGAATGGACGGACGCCTTTGAGGCGCTGACGTCACAGTATCACATGTCTGAGAGAGAGGCTGTCGACTTACTGTTGAGGATTCTCAAGGTACATGTCCAGTCTTGTTTTGAGACCTTTgacaaatttaacaaatttgagGACCAACTCGTAGGCATTTGACCAGATATATTGTTATTAAAATGTAGCAGTTACATTTATTACCTCAGAACACATTGGACGCAAAAACAATTTGTATACAAGTATAACGTCAATTCACACAAAAGCAATGTCTACATGAACAACGTTGTGGGAATATTCTATTCAGTGTGTTCATGAGTACATATTTTAACctgttttattaaacatatgttgttgttttttaaatttttagtatTCAAGGTTCTTATTGAAAACACCATCTGTTTAACAACATAAAAACTTGCATATAGTTAAGTAAAGAATTGTTTGCAAGATATCTAATTGTGCTTTTAATGTGATAAAAATGATCGTAACACCTGGTTGTCAGTAGTTTATGGGTAGATTATTTTTCTGTGATGTGTTCCTGTATTTGATGAGTAAACCGTTAACCCTGTGATATATTCCTTTTACAATAGGACTGCTTTAACTTCGGTAAAGTGGCCGCCAGCGGCCAGCTCTCGGAGCTTCACAAAGTGCTCCTAATGCTCCACACGACCGGTAGAACCAGGGAGACCGTGAGTAGATTTCTACCCTACGGCGGTAAACGTCCAATCACCACTTGATTGGGGACGTTGTTTGCAACGATTCTTCTGTTCTCTGgtttaatattgtatatataaagtaataattaattatttgcAGGTGGTGTTGTCGAGTGTTAAGAAGTTATCAAAAGAGGAGTTAAAAGTCATTAAAGACATCAGAAAGGCTTGCGCCGTGCATGCAGTAAAGGCCGTTCAAAAGGTATCCCCTCAACatattaaatcatgattttattttaatttgagacTTATCACGCTTGGATGAGGATATGCTCATAAAGTTCACCaacattttataatgtaaacgTCTTAAGATTATCATATTAACGAAAAGATTAAACTGAATAAGTTTATTCTAGTATTAAGATCTATTTTTGCAATATTtctaatacaaaattattccaATATAGTACTATGGTTACCTAGTACTGATAAGGTCAATTTCTTTATTAGTTTTTTAGTGAAACCCCTGACGGTCGGACCGCACTGAGTGACGCCCAGCAATCTTCCTGCGCGGGATTTATCACGAGGGCCGTGGAACTATGCTGGCTCATGAATGTCCAAGACCCGCCTCTAGTGATCACGTGGTCTGTGAAACCCGGCGAGATTTGTGATAACACCCGATACAAACAGTTCACCCACACTGGCCAGTTCGTGGAGTTCCTTGTTTGGCCACCTCTGTACTTGTTCAAGGAAGGGCACCTGCTGAGTAAGGGAGTGGTTCAGTGCATATGAAGGCATGTGATCATAAGCAGTACACATCACTATTTCATTTGCCAAAAACTAATGTTAATCCTTTTGCAATACTATTACTGCTAGTTACTGTTTGTTTGTTGGTCATTTCCACTGTTTACatgattaaattttgaatttaaaaagatttcaatgtatttttttaaccttttatcACGATTCGCGTCAGTGTTTTTGAGGAGACTTATTTTACCTTTCAAACCTTGAGAACGCTGACAACTTCCCTTGAAAGAGCCAAATATTCCTACTATATATGGGGAGGGgtttatgtttgttttaaagaatGATACCGTTAGATTGCTAACAGATATTAAAGCAGTCTACTCTTGCTGGTAATCGATATGCAACGTAAAACAATTTGTGCAaaattgaaaagtttacaaTCAATTCAAATACATCAGTTCATTTTTACTCCTTCTACACTTTTTTGTTCCACGTGTTTgtcataaaattgttaaaaaagccATCTCAATCGAACGCCTTTGAAGTTAAATGATGTAACATCGGCAAGGGCCCTTGACTGCCATACACCTGTTGTATTATCACCTGAGTAACCATTGCAACATCACTTAACATCAACTTGACCAATCTCTGCCAAGAAATCATCAAtggtttttatcattattaataaccGATATTCGGCCACACAATGATGCTTCACCAATTTCCGTGAAATGATTTAATCTTCTCTGGTAAAAGTCGAGCCCATCATTTCACTTAGAGAATTGAACATTCAGTAGATTTCAACAGTTATGGTGGATTTTATCGCCCAAAGAGGAGGATGAACAGAAGGTATAGACAGCATGTGACTATGCAGTTTATCAATTCAGCTAATGTCTAGAATACAAAAAACGGGGAAAAAATGTTAAAGCTATTTGATTATACGCAGTTCAATTTTATTCCTTTATCTTTCAGCTAACACATTATGTGTATTAGTTGAATTCTAACTTTTTCTTGTAACAAATGGCTTCATGAGGTTTTGATAAATGGTAAGAGGCCAACCTTTCTAATCGATAAGCTTCAGGACATCTGacaatttgatgtttttaagcTAAAACGCCCGTCACTTGATAAAATTCGAAATAAAGACAGGGGATGATATCATCAATGTACTTTCTTTACGAGATTTGTATTGTTCACAGAAAACGGATGCTTTAGTCCGTTTGCGCACGTCTGTAGAATACCCTACTTGGCTGTAACCTTCATGAAACTAACCTTGTTGAGGTTGATGCTACCATCAAAACCTTTTATGTATTCACTACGGTATGTTACACACTTTTGATACCTGCAATACTAAAAGGTAAACGATCT from Crassostrea angulata isolate pt1a10 chromosome 7, ASM2561291v2, whole genome shotgun sequence includes:
- the LOC128193070 gene encoding paramyosin-like isoform X1; the protein is MTVNSQRLTDVQVRLEKLLTDKKCLNSKVTSDAFAGFRTAIGKAKAGQSADLISSLKKLENSLKSEGSYKNVKVGFEAAKTDISEILGAAESPTRLKPQPKASLMPGKLDSKHPNPRAVTVTLSNSYARQKMRANGYQRPTIEPDAPPAIRTRKPPVEIKGPQAKNPGPEEMTSLNKTISRLFNHLEINKMASDPKATSTKPRHVRRSPSPHRRHRREDHDVRELLEKLQTFEDELQRRKEKQNEEILSLQTQIQKYKTQASDQSKEIERLRGVHNITNKAKGRHVGMIEERYQEEKKDFETRFKELENNLKRKYESAMQEKENSENTLRTDLNKLKKEIQKISGMTSSGKVSKKPRYRTESEMYDIAELMTSLDMVAKDLQGQHDRARGIEEDKSVWKSNYLELEKDINRFCHDISTSSKSNQKKTSTPRSSSNSVSALQALLMDTKSQVLARLRQIEEKDRVLHEQDQQISRLRESGSLLAQLVSEIEASFKELSSYTDLSQNSLPAQDISSLRSIDMLKHIRLFIHESVSVSTGKDKSLKELENDIAALETRIRNLDTGVTTTYTDDNIHGDTPTPTRQLSIVSQTHEGVSESCSQLLKKLDIVQIGFVQIQSQNKHMVNEINSLKKVSESLNKTKQELEGICKILGVSLKEVDVSNISHVVRTCKSGAEGKVKEVDIKEGIILKTRSELDKLRDDLHNLWEYVTASEESATSKSPEGDKSSRSTPHSKSPDSKQTTSVKAKATKPLTTKDELDQILRQFNKLKGENSTLYTALKDKDVTVIDAESKLKVERTHLAQQVKERDEKLTQALLECESLKADLAKIASEKKSAEESADKEKSSLSQLKAQLLELEDEFTKIKDTYEARVNDLQNKLKESLEEMDKISKDKQNLLTRLSAVASTQLTDGNPAITDLSDTNRPTRIAEKFSELYDNEWTDAFEALTSQYHMSEREAVDLLLRILKDCFNFGKVAASGQLSELHKVLLMLHTTGRTRETVVLSSVKKLSKEELKVIKDIRKACAVHAVKAVQKFFSETPDGRTALSDAQQSSCAGFITRAVELCWLMNVQDPPLVITWSVKPGEICDNTRYKQFTHTGQFVEFLVWPPLYLFKEGHLLSKGVVQCI
- the LOC128193070 gene encoding paramyosin-like isoform X2, which translates into the protein MTVNSQRLTDVQVRLEKLLTDKKCLNSKVTSDAFAGFRTAIGKAKAGQSADLISSLKKLENSLKSEGSYKNVKVGFEAAKTDISEILGAAESPTRLKPQPKASLMPGKLDSKHPNPRAVTVTLSNSYARQKMRANGYQRPTIEPDAPPAIRTRKPPVEIKGPQAKNPGPEEMTSLNKTISRLFNHLEINKMASDPKATSTKPRHVRRSPSPHRRHRREDHDVRELLEKLQTFEDELQRRKEKQNEEILSLQTQIQKYKTQASDQSKEIERLRGVHNITNKAKGRHVGMIEERYQEEKKDFETRFKELENNLKRKYESAMQEKENSENTLRTDLNKLKKEIQKISGMTSSGKVSKKPRYRTESEMYDIAELMTSLDMVAKDLQGQHDRARGIEEDKSVWKSNYLELEKDINRFCHDISTSSKSNQKKTSTPRSSSNSVSALQALLMDTKSQVLARLRQIEEKDSVSTGKDKSLKELENDIAALETRIRNLDTGVTTTYTDDNIHGDTPTPTRQLSIVSQTHEGVSESCSQLLKKLDIVQIGFVQIQSQNKHMVNEINSLKKVSESLNKTKQELEGICKILGVSLKEVDVSNISHVVRTCKSGAEGKVKEVDIKEGIILKTRSELDKLRDDLHNLWEYVTASEESATSKSPEGDKSSRSTPHSKSPDSKQTTSVKAKATKPLTTKDELDQILRQFNKLKGENSTLYTALKDKDVTVIDAESKLKVERTHLAQQVKERDEKLTQALLECESLKADLAKIASEKKSAEESADKEKSSLSQLKAQLLELEDEFTKIKDTYEARVNDLQNKLKESLEEMDKISKDKQNLLTRLSAVASTQLTDGNPAITDLSDTNRPTRIAEKFSELYDNEWTDAFEALTSQYHMSEREAVDLLLRILKDCFNFGKVAASGQLSELHKVLLMLHTTGRTRETVVLSSVKKLSKEELKVIKDIRKACAVHAVKAVQKFFSETPDGRTALSDAQQSSCAGFITRAVELCWLMNVQDPPLVITWSVKPGEICDNTRYKQFTHTGQFVEFLVWPPLYLFKEGHLLSKGVVQCI
- the LOC128193070 gene encoding paramyosin-like isoform X3, encoding MTVNSQRLTDVQVRLEKLLTDKKCLNSKVTSDAFAGFRTAIGKAKAGQSADLISSLKKLENSLKSEGSYKNVKVGFEAAKTDISEILGAAESPTRLKPQPKASLMPGKLDSKHPNPRAVTVTLSNSYARQKMRANGYQRPTIEPDAPPAIRTRKPPVEIKGPQAKNPGPEEMTSLNKTISRLFNHLEINKMASDPKATSTKPRHVRRSPSPHRRHRREDHDVRELLEKLQTFEDELQRRKEKQNEEILSLQTQIQKYKTQASDQSKEIERLRGVHNITNKAKGRHVGMIEERYQEEKKDFETRFKELENNLKRKYESAMQEKENSENTLRTDLNKLKKEIQKISGMTSSGKVSKKPRYRTESEMYDIAELMTSLDMVAKDLQGQHDRARGIEEDKSVWKSNYLELEKDINRFCHDISTSSKSNQKKTSTPRSSSNSVSALQALLMDTKSQVLARLRQIEEKDSEINSLKKVSESLNKTKQELEGICKILGVSLKEVDVSNISHVVRTCKSGAEGKVKEVDIKEGIILKTRSELDKLRDDLHNLWEYVTASEESATSKSPEGDKSSRSTPHSKSPDSKQTTSVKAKATKPLTTKDELDQILRQFNKLKGENSTLYTALKDKDVTVIDAESKLKVERTHLAQQVKERDEKLTQALLECESLKADLAKIASEKKSAEESADKEKSSLSQLKAQLLELEDEFTKIKDTYEARVNDLQNKLKESLEEMDKISKDKQNLLTRLSAVASTQLTDGNPAITDLSDTNRPTRIAEKFSELYDNEWTDAFEALTSQYHMSEREAVDLLLRILKDCFNFGKVAASGQLSELHKVLLMLHTTGRTRETVVLSSVKKLSKEELKVIKDIRKACAVHAVKAVQKFFSETPDGRTALSDAQQSSCAGFITRAVELCWLMNVQDPPLVITWSVKPGEICDNTRYKQFTHTGQFVEFLVWPPLYLFKEGHLLSKGVVQCI